The sequence tataaagtTAATATAAAGTTCTGGACCCTGCGTGTAGCAGGAACTTAGTGCACCGAGTTGCCCTTTGTAAAGTTCATATAAAAGTCACTGCAATGCTGATCAGTTGGGTGGCTTGACTATGTTATTCAGGCGGTTTCTCTGTCTTTGCTGGTGTTGGTGAACGCACTCGAGAGGGTAATGATTTGTACCGAGAAATGATTGAAAGTGGCGTCATCAAGCTAGGCGAGAAGCAAGTTAGTTTAATCAAAATTATTTGCTCTTTATCTCACAGTGCTATTAATTTATGTTGCTGGCCTGAAATATTGTGTGACTTCAACTATTTCAGAGTGAAAGCAAGTGTGCTCTTGTATATGGTCAAATGAATGAGCCCCCTGGTGCTCGTGCACGTGTTGGACTTACAGGTTTGACCGTGGCTGAGCACTTCCGAGATGCCGAGGGGCAGGATGTGCTTCTCTTTATTGACAATATTTTCAGGTTTACTCAGGTTGGCTTATCTCTGTGTCCATCATGtataaattttgtttattttatgaAACCTGAGTGTGGCGCTAAATGCTATGTGCATGTTATATTGATAGGCTAACTCAGAAGTGTCTGCTTTGCTTGGTCGTATCCCATCTGCTGTCGGTTATCAACCAACTTTGGCTACGGATCTTGGAGGTCTTCAAGAACGTATCACCACCACCAAGAAAGGTTCTATTACATCCGTGCAAGCTATTTATGTGCCTGCTGATGACTTGACAGATCCAGCCCCTGCTACAACCTTTGCTCACTTGGATGCCACAACTGTTTTGTCCCGTCAGGTATAATGCCATTGTTAATGTGGTGTGGTAACTTCATTAACTCACCTTTGATGGATTTAGTTTAACTttggtcatttcatttcttttgaatGCCAGATCTCTGAGCTTGGTATCTATCCTGCTGTCGATCCACTTGATTCGACATCCCGTATGCTCTCACCTCACATtttgggagaggatcactataaTACTGCTCGTGGGGTACAGAAAGTTCTTCAAAACTACAAGAATCTTCAAGATATTATTGCTATTTTGGGTATGGATGAGCTTAGTGAAGACGATAAGATGACTGTTGCCCGTGCACGTAAAATCCAAAGGTTCCTTAGCCAGCCTTTCCATGTTGCTGAAGTTTTCACGGGTGCCCCTGGAAAGTATGTCGACTTGAAGGAGAGCATTAACAGTTTCCAGGTAATATATCTCCTCAATCTTCAACTTATTGGTCAGTTCATATTTTGTCATTTAGACTTCAAAATATGAGAATATGTTTGTTGGATCCAATTGTTATATGGAGGTTTTCTCGCTGCAGTGGAGCTTTGTAGTCCTTAATATATCTAAAAAGGTGATCCATTTGGTTTTGAACCCTAAATATCACGGCTTTACTTGAAAACTAGGTAAAATGAACCGTGTTCCCGCACTGTGCAATATCTCTTAGTCTAGATACTCTTAAACTTCATATAATCTATACATTAACAGAGATTAAGCTTAGAACTATGATGAAGCTTCTTAGTTTTCGAGGTACTCTTTCGTGTAACATTTTCTTTAAAGACAACTTTGGTGAAGCTTCTGAATTCTTTCACTATCTCAGAACCAACACCACTAATACATTAAAATCTTCTTAGATACTTTTTTTGGGTAACGCGGACAAATATAAGTAGCTACAAATCTGCaaaattggaaaaaagaaaatgaaatggcATAAGATTAACTAGAGCTTCCAGTAGCTGCCAAGTGAGCATGCCAGAAAAAGAGATTAAAGTCCTGCAAACACAACAATGCCTTCTTGCTGACTGAAACAAAGAGAAGAGAAAAGCTCATCGTCTGATCTCTGAGAAAGAGGGAAATTTTACGAAGTTGGGGCTGATCTCGTCTGTTTTGTGTGCTGAGTAGTGAGATGATGTCTCTTTGTGTTTTGAGGATctcgtggggggggggggggggcattgTTAACCTTAACCTCTTTATTGAGTGAAACCGTGAGATTTAAGGTTTCAAATGCATCACCTTTTAGATTATATTAAGGGCTATATCAGTAAAGTGGTATATCAAGGACCAAAATGATCCAACTTCCATACGTTAAGGACCATTTTTGGTTGATTCCTCAAGTTGTGTGTCCAACATTACTTTCCCTTTTATATTACAAGCATGCAATGTTGTTCTGATGCTGATGAATGCTTTCGAATTCTCCCTCTGCCCTCCTTTCTTTTTGCCATTGATTGAGGTTGTGTGCGCACCTTTACCTACCCTCTTtctgttgttgatattcttgctATTTGGTCCTATTTTGATGAATGATCTGTTAATTTCTTTTGACAGGGAGTGTTGGATGGCAAATATGATGACCTTTCAGAGCAATCGTTTTATATGGTTGGTGGAATCGACGAGGTCATTGCCAAGGCAGAGAAGATTGCCAAGGAATCTGCAGCCTAGGTAGATTATAAGCTTCAGtgactttcttttcttctctttgccAAAATAATTTAGTTTGTGACATCCCGGATTTTTTTGGAGGACCAAGAGGTCCAGAATTCTGGTTTTGTTTTACATCCAATGCGAGATTATAGAGACATGCAGCCAAGCCTTTGTTGCCAGAGACCCCCTTTTCTGTTATGTCACATAATAAAGGGGGTAAATGGTGATCTTGTATATCTGATTTTCAAGTCTTTTTCGAGAATTTTGGATTCCCTGATTATCAAATGCCTTTCTGAAACGCTTTCTTTCTATATGTGGTTAACTTCACGTCCATTTTATCCATTCTGCCTTGAAAGCTTCAATGTAATAGGAGCAGTTAATATGCTAAGCGGATACAAATCATATTTCTTGGCGCGACTTAATTTTATTGCAGTATGAATACTTGTAGAAAATATGAGTATTTGACTAAGCTTATAAGCGGCAAACCAGCTTATAAGTCACTTTTACTTTACTtcatctacgcgtttggtaaaattaaaagtgttaAGTCTAGTGCTTGTAAGCTTTTAAGTCTTAAGTTGTCATAAGTTGGTCACATCTAAATTTGAACTGCCCCTGCCCCCATCTTCCCCAAAAGAATCTGCATTCACGCTAAGAGGTTATGCAAACTCTTTAGGGCTAAAGAATTGTCGTCAAATTATAACTAAAGCCAAAGTTCTAAAATATGTCTTACAGAGATAATGTCTAGAGAATAATAAGATTTATATGCAGAGACAATTCCTTTAGATTCCTTTAGGATGATAATAACACACGCCAGACATACATTATAGTGGAAAAAATAATGAACAGGAAATTACACCCAATAACCTTGAACATATATGGTCTtgattttttgattctttgtcCCATGGCCAACATTTAAGGTCAAAAGTCAATAGTATTACTCATGGGACAAGTAAGAAGCAACAATTGTTAAACTTAAAATTCTACCATAAGGCAAGCGGAGTTAATTATTCAAGATCACTCACTTCCAAGGCATCCTTGCAAATCACCCAACAATGAAgaggttggggggggggggggttcaaaAGATTAACTAGCCACACTGGGTGTTTACATCTTCAAATAGAGAACAACTAAAGAACTCCAAGAAAAAAAACTCATATTACCAGTTTTTTCTGAActaaaaaaaaaggatttttttaCTAAACTCATCAACCAATCAGCTTATGTCTTAAGAATGATTATATCTATCCACTATATCCACCTGGTTCTATTTTGTACTTATACCAATTTCATTTCAATACTAGTATacatgaaaatttgaagtttaactCATCCCACTAACCAAGACGGGGAccccattttaaaaaattaataggtttataggtattttaaaaaataatatttagtacttttaaaaaaaataatatattgccGCACTGGGTGTTTACATCTTCAAATACAGAACAACTAAAAAAACTCTGAGAAAAAAAACCTCATATTACCAGTTTTTTATGAACTAAAAAAAAGAAGAGCAAAGTTCATTTGTAGCCATTAGGGCCAAACTTATATCACCTGATAGCCATAAATAACCCCATACAATTCACAgcccaaaactaattaaaaggcTAGCACAAGACCACTGCcactcaaaaccctaatttccttCTCCCTCAGCTATCATACACTTTTTCATCTTCACTCCAAAGCACATGTCCCTCTTTCTAATCACATTCCTGTCtttatactcttttcttttttatatatttaacgtCTTCCCCCAGATTATTCGTGTATTTTCGGTCATACGTATTTTTTTTCCTTATCTTTGCACTGGTTTTTTCACTTTGTTTGGTTTACAGGTGGAAGTTGGAATCGTTTTCACTTAACACATGGCCGTTGCTGTCCCAAATATCCATTTGTATTACTCTCATTTTAACGGCTACCATTTGAGCCCGAACCGGAACCCGAATTGGTATTTTGTTTCCTTTGCAAATTCACCTTACTGCAAATTGGACCCATTATTATTTGTATTCAAAGCTTCCAGCAAAGTCTCAAATTGCGACCCGTTTGACTCCAACAGCGAACCGAATCGCCCATTAGTCATACTAATCACTCTACTACTGTTCTGATCAAAAGTTGGAATCTCAGGTATACCAAATGGCTCTGGTTTTAGTTTTGTTATCTGATGAGGTTTTGAAGATGAAACTTAAGACGACGTCGTTGAGGAGGAAATTTTCTTATTGGACGAAGAAGAATGTTTTGTGTTCTTACGAGAACCGACACCAACTGGATTATTCCTAAGAGTACCACCTTTGGTCCAATACCCACGACAACTCTTACAAAAGTGACGTTGCTGAGAAAGattataattattgtaataacaaaattttgtGTTTGGTGAATCTCATCTTGGACATTTCAAGTGTTCTTTATCTAGAAATTGTGGCTTTATTTGTGTACAAATTGATGGAccttgcatatttaattttctcTTTAGCCTATAAAAATTTAGTCTTTTTGAAATAAACCAAGTGAATTAGTAGTATTGAAACAAAAATTTGTATAgtgaaatatatacaaaatagactgtcattgtaccaaaaatatactaaatagactgttactatacaagATATAGACTTGGTTTCGTAGTGAATTATTAGTATTGaaacaaaaattatataataataGACTGTCATtacacaatttatatacaatagactgtcactatacaaaaaatat is a genomic window of Nicotiana tabacum cultivar K326 chromosome 16, ASM71507v2, whole genome shotgun sequence containing:
- the LOC107819718 gene encoding ATP synthase subunit beta, mitochondrial (The RefSeq protein has 5 substitutions compared to this genomic sequence) produces the protein MASRRLLASLLRQSAQRGGGPISRSLGNSIPKSASRASSRASPTGFLLNRAVQYATSAAAPASQPSTPPKSGSEPSGKITDEFTGAGSIGKVCQVIGAVVDVRFDEGLPPILTALEVLDNQIRLVLEVAQHLGENMVRTIAMDGTEGLVRGQHVLNTGSPITVPVGRATLGRIINVIGEAIDERGPITTDHFLPIHREAPAFVEQATEQQILVTGIKVVDLLAPYQRGGKIGLFGGAGVGKTVLIMELINNVAKAHGGFSVFAGVGERTREGNDLYREMIESGVIKLGEKQSESKCALVYGQMNEPPGARARVGLTGLTVAEHFRDAEGQDVLLFIDNIFRFTQANSEVSALLGRIPSAVGYQPTLATDLGGLQERITTTKKGSITSVQAIYVPADDLTDPAPATTFAHLDATTVLSRQISELGIYPAVDPLDSTSRMPSPHILGEDHYNTARGVQKVLQNYKNLQDIIAILGMDELSEDDKMTVARARKIQRFLSQPFHVAEVFTGAPGKYVDLKESINSFQGVLDGKYDDLSEQSFYMVGGIDEVIAKAEKIAKESAA